Proteins encoded in a region of the Manis javanica isolate MJ-LG chromosome 15, MJ_LKY, whole genome shotgun sequence genome:
- the ZMAT5 gene encoding zinc finger matrin-type protein 5, with the protein MGKRYFCDYCDRSFQDNLHNRKKHLNGLQHLKAKKVWYDMFRDAAAVLLDEQNKRPCRKFLLTGQCDFGSNCRFSHMSERDLQELSVQVEEERRAREWPLDITELPEGHLEDWLEKRAKRRSSAPSSRVQPIRTTVFQYPVGWPPVQELPPSLRAPPPGGWPLQPSVQWG; encoded by the exons ATGGGGAAGCGCTACTTCTGTGATTACTGTGACCGCTCCTTCCAGGACAACCTCCACAACCGCAAGAAGCACCTGAATGGGCTGCAGCACCTCAAGGCCAAGAAGGTCTGGTATGACATGTTCCGAG ATGCAGCCGCCGTCTTGCTGGATGAACAGAACAAGCGGCCCTGCAGGAAGTTTCTGTTGACAG GCCAGTGTGACTTTGGCTCCAACTGCAGATTTTCCCACATGTCGGAGCGAGACCTCCAGGAGCTGAGTGTCCAGGTGGAGG AGGAGAGGCGTGCCAGGGAGTGGCCACTAGACATCACCGAGCTCCCTGAAGGCCATCTGGAGGACTGGCTGGAAAAGAGAGCCAAGCGACGGAGCTCAGCCCCAAGCAGCAG GGTCCAGCCCATCAGAACCACTGTCTTCCAGTACCCTGTGGGCTGGCCGCCAGTCCAGGAGCTGCCTCCATCCTTGAGGGCACCCCCGCCTGGGGGGTGGCCCCTGCAGCCCAGTGTCCAATGGGGCTGA